In Mongoliitalea daihaiensis, one DNA window encodes the following:
- a CDS encoding ATP-binding protein, with protein MIGRLKAFAIKEVLGEFPAVVIIGPRQVGKTTLALKIAEEVDSKSIYLDLESPSDLKKLEEAEEYFSLNEDKLIILDEIQRTPEIFKILRGVIDKRRRKGIKVGQFLILGSASLDLIRQSSESLAGRIAYEELSVFNLKEIYGDSVVNNLWLRGGFPDSYLANSDLASLRWRQNFITTYLERDIPQIANFIPSNRLRRLWTMLAHQQGCQINMSQLGASLDLTSPTVKNYVELLEDLLLIRTIRPWYSNSKKRLVKTPKVYIRDSGVLHALLTISNLEDLLSHPVVGFSWEGFVIENLIAVLPRNAEFWYYRTSAGAEIDFVIVFKMEVWAIEIKKTWTPKLSKGFISGCDDIQATKRYFVYSGKETYPIGSDTFVVPLSHMMDLLQSLTDTGD; from the coding sequence ATGATAGGGCGTTTAAAGGCATTTGCAATCAAAGAAGTGCTGGGAGAGTTTCCTGCCGTGGTAATTATTGGTCCAAGGCAAGTTGGTAAAACGACCCTTGCCCTGAAAATTGCAGAAGAGGTTGATTCCAAATCCATTTATCTTGATCTTGAAAGTCCTTCTGATTTGAAAAAATTAGAAGAGGCGGAGGAGTATTTTTCATTGAATGAGGATAAGTTAATTATTCTTGATGAGATTCAACGTACACCTGAAATTTTCAAAATTCTTAGGGGTGTTATCGACAAGAGAAGAAGAAAAGGAATAAAAGTAGGACAATTTTTAATTTTAGGTTCTGCATCCTTAGATTTAATACGACAAAGTTCGGAATCCTTAGCTGGCAGGATAGCATACGAGGAATTGTCTGTATTCAATCTCAAAGAAATTTATGGTGACAGTGTTGTAAATAACTTATGGTTGAGGGGAGGTTTTCCTGATAGTTATTTGGCAAACTCTGATTTAGCCAGTTTGCGCTGGCGGCAGAATTTCATCACCACGTATTTGGAGAGGGATATTCCACAGATTGCGAATTTTATTCCCTCCAATAGGCTTCGCAGACTTTGGACTATGCTTGCGCATCAGCAAGGTTGCCAAATCAATATGAGTCAATTAGGAGCAAGTTTGGATTTGACCTCACCAACAGTTAAGAATTATGTTGAACTATTGGAAGATTTGCTTTTAATACGAACCATCAGACCTTGGTATAGTAATTCCAAAAAGCGACTTGTAAAGACTCCGAAAGTTTACATAAGAGACTCAGGTGTCCTGCATGCCTTACTAACGATTTCAAATTTGGAAGATTTACTAAGTCATCCAGTAGTGGGGTTTAGTTGGGAAGGATTTGTGATAGAAAATTTAATTGCTGTCCTTCCACGAAATGCGGAGTTCTGGTACTATCGTACAAGTGCCGGTGCTGAGATTGACTTTGTAATAGTGTTTAAAATGGAGGTCTGGGCTATAGAAATAAAAAAAACATGGACTCCTAAGCTTAGCAAAGGCTTTATCAGTGGCTGTGATGATATTCAGGCTACCAAAAGATATTTTGTATATAGCGGAAAAGAGACCTATCCAATCGGGTCGGATACATTCGTAGTTCCCTTATCCCATATGATGGACTTGCTACAATCTCTCACAGATACAGGAGACTGA
- a CDS encoding transcriptional regulator, whose translation MKKILLTWILIGMALISYAQVTFLNRHEVEVKFMENDFMVIMDGERVVGFRTLPEKGFNLKTKLQFFVANEELHSEPVHEVAVKDNYDLVGYDIDEGVFYALMQKGTTLSTDKYLIAIDLLSKEAKEVDLSKLLGMELQEFIVFDGSVALMGLIENRPAVQLFRLEDGSILTLEGIYFRDSKILQVRKEPELGLLDILVSKRNRFKEKQLTLLSFDNQGNKMRDVVMQDSESQENELVEGVLTEIQDYQQYMLGTFGLRRREAYRGLYIAEINQFGEYEMKKYTLEDFPNYYAYLSEKQELKKIRTIEKTIAKGKVPIIRPVFTLREIIPTPNGFLIYTENLTINNPRYTTRDGVYSPQVNANQRMFYDPNFMGGPWGVRNPGFRTMNAMTPTEYRYHAAYMIYIHRDGRVLWDNAINLFNHTRIVPGKYGEVHFDGEKLHFLHLDGVKILATYLKEGEMIFLNEEFEIQLIDENSRIRETKEESLELRYWYDDFFLLSGKQKVRFMDENMKEATKDVFFLTKIRVDGELFTGEQQSRMLRNVK comes from the coding sequence ATGAAAAAGATTTTGCTCACATGGATCTTGATAGGTATGGCTTTGATTAGCTATGCACAAGTTACCTTTCTCAACAGGCATGAGGTAGAGGTGAAATTCATGGAGAATGATTTTATGGTCATTATGGATGGTGAGCGTGTGGTTGGATTTAGGACTCTGCCAGAGAAAGGCTTCAACCTCAAGACCAAATTGCAGTTCTTTGTTGCAAATGAGGAGTTACATTCAGAGCCAGTACATGAAGTAGCTGTCAAGGATAATTACGATTTGGTAGGTTATGACATTGATGAAGGTGTATTTTACGCATTGATGCAAAAAGGTACTACATTAAGTACGGACAAATATTTGATTGCCATTGACTTGCTGAGTAAAGAAGCCAAAGAAGTTGATCTAAGTAAGTTGTTGGGAATGGAGTTGCAGGAGTTTATTGTGTTTGATGGGAGCGTGGCTTTAATGGGCTTAATTGAAAATCGACCGGCAGTACAACTTTTTCGATTAGAGGATGGGAGCATTCTCACGTTGGAAGGAATTTATTTCAGGGATAGTAAAATTTTGCAGGTGAGAAAAGAGCCTGAACTAGGCTTGCTTGATATTTTAGTCTCCAAACGTAATCGCTTCAAAGAAAAGCAACTTACCTTATTAAGTTTTGATAACCAAGGAAATAAGATGCGGGATGTGGTGATGCAGGACTCTGAGAGCCAAGAAAATGAATTAGTTGAAGGAGTGTTGACAGAAATTCAGGATTATCAGCAGTACATGCTTGGCACCTTTGGCTTACGAAGAAGAGAAGCTTATCGAGGTCTCTATATCGCAGAGATCAATCAATTTGGTGAGTATGAGATGAAAAAGTATACCTTGGAAGACTTCCCAAATTACTATGCTTATCTTTCTGAAAAACAAGAACTGAAAAAGATCAGGACTATTGAAAAAACGATTGCAAAAGGGAAAGTACCCATCATCCGGCCGGTATTTACACTTCGGGAGATCATACCAACCCCAAACGGTTTTTTGATCTACACGGAAAATCTTACCATTAATAATCCCCGATATACTACCCGTGACGGTGTGTATTCTCCACAGGTGAATGCTAATCAGCGGATGTTTTATGACCCTAACTTTATGGGAGGGCCGTGGGGAGTTCGCAACCCGGGATTCCGAACCATGAATGCGATGACCCCGACAGAATACCGCTATCATGCGGCTTATATGATCTATATCCATCGAGATGGGAGGGTTTTATGGGATAATGCAATCAATTTATTTAACCATACCCGTATTGTACCTGGAAAGTATGGAGAAGTTCATTTTGATGGGGAAAAGCTACATTTCCTCCATTTGGATGGGGTGAAAATTTTAGCTACCTACCTCAAAGAGGGAGAAATGATTTTTCTAAATGAAGAATTCGAAATTCAATTGATTGATGAAAACTCACGGATTCGAGAGACCAAAGAAGAATCTTTAGAGCTTCGCTATTGGTATGATGATTTTTTTCTGCTTTCTGGAAAGCAAAAGGTTCGCTTTATGGATGAAAATATGAAAGAAGCTACTAAAGATGTATTCTTTCTAACCAAAATTAGAGTGGATGGAGAACTTTTTACAGGAGAGCAACAATCCAGAATGCTTCGGAATGTAAAGTAA
- a CDS encoding cell division protein ZapA, giving the protein METLSIRIKIGDREYPMKVKAEDEAKIRHAGKLINDKIKRYREEFGLDDRQDLLAMVAFDAVVESMEQNLLNSEDSELIKSNIERINQQLESLL; this is encoded by the coding sequence ATGGAAACACTTTCGATTAGAATTAAGATTGGGGACCGTGAGTACCCGATGAAGGTGAAAGCAGAAGATGAAGCCAAAATCAGACATGCAGGCAAGTTGATTAACGATAAAATCAAAAGATACCGCGAGGAGTTTGGCTTGGATGACAGGCAAGACTTATTGGCCATGGTGGCGTTTGACGCAGTAGTGGAATCCATGGAACAAAACCTCCTTAACAGTGAAGACAGTGAATTGATAAAATCCAATATAGAACGCATCAATCAACAGCTCGAATCTCTTTTATGA
- a CDS encoding RES family NAD+ phosphorylase, translating to MKAYRIALTTYADTSGEGAKRYGGRWNLPGTPALYAGENIAVALVERLTIDPELFSSERHILYSIIEFDLPSEHIFTPTLEELPTGWNSLPATQASMHFGNKLLMEGRLGFAIPSIVDLTSLNLVINPQAELFSCLTIKSYSLNLDNRIIR from the coding sequence ATGAAAGCCTATAGAATTGCGTTGACAACTTATGCCGACACGAGTGGTGAAGGGGCGAAACGCTATGGAGGCAGATGGAATTTACCTGGTACTCCTGCCCTGTATGCAGGCGAAAATATTGCAGTTGCATTAGTAGAAAGATTGACCATTGATCCGGAGCTTTTCTCATCGGAACGACATATCCTTTACTCTATCATCGAATTTGATTTACCGAGCGAACACATTTTCACACCTACCCTTGAGGAATTACCTACTGGTTGGAACAGCCTCCCGGCAACTCAGGCATCTATGCATTTTGGCAATAAACTTTTGATGGAAGGGAGATTGGGTTTTGCTATTCCTTCTATTGTAGACCTCACTTCCCTGAATCTTGTGATTAATCCACAAGCAGAGCTATTTTCTTGCCTAACCATCAAATCTTATTCGCTTAACTTAGATAACCGAATCATTCGGTAA
- the rny gene encoding ribonuclease Y codes for MGASALFIILAGLVGLAIGAGIASVFVKNNSKKIEEEARDKAKSIVREAEINAEALKKDRILEAKEKYLRLKSEFEEEMNKKKNIIITNENKIKQREQVLSKELEQIKRKEAELDSKKENLQAQLHSIQVKKEDLDRITNQRIADLEKIANLTRDEAKEQLVEMLKDEAQTKASSHIKDILDNAKLTATKQAKKIVLDTIQRTATEHAIENCVSVFNIESDDIKGKIIGREGRNIRALEAATGVEIIVDDTPEAIIISGFDPVRREVARLSLHRLVQDGRIHPARIEEVVQKTEKNIEEEIVEIGERTCIELGIHGLHPELIRMVGRMRFRSSYGQNLLHHSKEVARLCATMAAEMGLNAKLAKRAGLLHDIGKVYPEEAELPHAILGMELAKKYKEHPEVCNAIGAHHDEIEMTTMISPIVQACDAVSGSRPGARREIMDSYIKRLKELETLALSFDGVNKCFAMQAGRELRVMVDADNVDDQTASKLSFDISQKIEKEMQYPGQIKITVIREMRAVSYAK; via the coding sequence ATGGGAGCATCCGCATTATTTATTATCCTCGCAGGCCTCGTTGGCTTGGCGATAGGAGCTGGAATAGCCAGTGTATTTGTAAAAAATAATAGTAAAAAAATTGAAGAAGAAGCACGTGACAAAGCAAAAAGCATAGTCCGTGAGGCTGAAATCAATGCAGAGGCATTGAAAAAAGACCGTATCCTGGAAGCCAAAGAAAAATACCTGAGACTGAAATCTGAGTTTGAGGAGGAGATGAACAAAAAGAAAAATATCATCATCACCAACGAAAACAAAATCAAACAACGGGAACAGGTACTTTCAAAGGAGCTAGAGCAAATCAAGAGAAAAGAAGCTGAACTGGATTCCAAAAAAGAAAACCTTCAGGCTCAGCTACATTCTATTCAAGTGAAAAAGGAGGATCTTGACCGAATTACCAATCAAAGAATAGCCGATTTAGAAAAAATCGCTAATCTGACAAGAGACGAAGCCAAGGAACAATTGGTGGAAATGCTCAAAGACGAAGCGCAAACGAAAGCCTCTTCCCACATCAAAGATATTTTAGACAATGCAAAACTGACTGCTACCAAGCAAGCTAAAAAAATTGTTTTGGATACTATTCAGCGAACAGCGACTGAACATGCCATCGAGAACTGTGTCTCAGTATTCAACATTGAATCCGATGACATCAAGGGTAAAATCATTGGTAGAGAGGGTAGAAATATACGTGCGTTGGAAGCCGCTACCGGCGTAGAAATTATCGTTGATGATACTCCTGAAGCAATCATCATCTCAGGCTTTGATCCAGTGAGAAGAGAGGTTGCAAGACTTTCCCTACACCGATTGGTTCAGGATGGACGTATCCACCCTGCACGCATCGAAGAGGTTGTACAAAAGACCGAGAAAAACATCGAAGAAGAGATTGTGGAAATCGGGGAAAGAACTTGTATTGAACTAGGAATTCATGGATTGCACCCGGAATTGATTCGCATGGTAGGACGCATGAGATTCCGTTCTTCTTACGGTCAAAACCTATTGCATCACTCCAAAGAAGTGGCCCGTCTGTGTGCCACCATGGCGGCTGAAATGGGCTTAAATGCTAAGTTGGCGAAAAGAGCAGGTCTCCTTCACGATATTGGAAAAGTTTACCCAGAAGAGGCGGAGTTGCCTCATGCAATCTTGGGTATGGAGTTGGCAAAGAAGTATAAGGAGCATCCAGAAGTATGCAATGCGATTGGAGCTCACCACGATGAGATTGAGATGACTACAATGATCTCACCTATTGTACAGGCCTGTGATGCTGTATCAGGTTCCAGACCAGGCGCAAGAAGGGAAATCATGGATAGTTACATCAAACGACTCAAAGAATTGGAAACCCTTGCCCTCAGCTTTGACGGAGTCAACAAGTGTTTCGCAATGCAAGCAGGAAGGGAATTGCGTGTAATGGTAGATGCGGACAATGTAGATGATCAAACAGCAAGCAAACTTTCCTTCGATATTTCCCAAAAGATTGAAAAAGAAATGCAGTATCCTGGTCAAATCAAGATTACTGTCATTCGGGAAATGAGAGCAGTAAGCTACGCCAAGTAA
- a CDS encoding antitoxin Xre/MbcA/ParS toxin-binding domain-containing protein → MLKESFESLKAIAGLDYNTLAAALGISAKTIQRKEVFDTIQSEKIFELAELYAMGISYFGLEGFRRWMERPLFSIGNRKPLDLIDVSEGLDILKSEIMRLQHGIAI, encoded by the coding sequence ATTTTAAAGGAATCTTTCGAAAGCCTCAAAGCGATAGCAGGATTAGATTACAATACCTTAGCAGCTGCATTGGGCATTTCTGCTAAGACCATACAGCGCAAAGAAGTATTTGACACCATCCAATCAGAAAAGATTTTTGAGTTGGCTGAGTTATATGCTATGGGCATCTCTTATTTTGGCTTAGAAGGTTTCCGTAGATGGATGGAGCGCCCACTTTTTTCTATTGGTAATCGCAAGCCATTGGACTTGATAGATGTATCCGAAGGCTTGGACATCTTAAAGTCTGAGATCATGCGCTTGCAGCATGGTATTGCTATATAA
- a CDS encoding EVE domain-containing protein — translation MQYWLVKSEPEEYSFQDLMGKEDDIWDGIRNYQARNFLKSMQMGDLMLFYHSGKEKAIVGVSKVVEEAFPDPKDEEGKGWVAVRLQGVKVFEFPFTLAMIKEDPACASLPLLKQSRLSVMPVEKEVFDHILAQAQ, via the coding sequence ATGCAGTACTGGCTCGTAAAATCTGAACCTGAGGAATATAGCTTTCAGGATTTGATGGGGAAAGAGGATGATATATGGGATGGAATCCGTAACTATCAGGCCCGTAACTTCCTGAAATCTATGCAAATGGGTGATTTGATGTTATTTTACCACAGTGGAAAAGAAAAGGCCATCGTTGGTGTCAGCAAAGTAGTGGAAGAAGCATTTCCCGATCCAAAAGACGAAGAGGGTAAAGGTTGGGTAGCTGTTCGCCTTCAAGGGGTAAAAGTATTCGAATTTCCATTTACCTTAGCCATGATTAAAGAAGATCCTGCTTGTGCCAGTCTTCCCTTGCTCAAGCAGAGCCGGTTGTCTGTCATGCCTGTAGAAAAAGAAGTTTTCGACCATATACTAGCGCAAGCCCAATGA
- the fabG gene encoding 3-oxoacyl-[acyl-carrier-protein] reductase yields MGLLSGKTALITGASKGIGRAIAIRYAQEGANVAFTYLSSVEKGQALENELAAFGIQAKGYRSDASDFKAAEELVNSVVADFGSLDILVNNAGITRDNLLMRMSEEAWDEVIGVNLKSCFNTVKAATRTMMKAKAGSIINITSVVGIKGNAGQANYAASKSGIIGFTKSVALELGSRNIRCNAVAPGFIETEMTAVLDEKTVQGWRDGIPMKRGGQPEEVANACVFLGSDLSSYISGQVLQVDGAMLT; encoded by the coding sequence ATGGGATTACTATCAGGAAAAACCGCTCTGATCACCGGAGCTTCTAAAGGAATCGGAAGAGCCATTGCCATCCGCTATGCACAGGAAGGTGCCAATGTAGCATTTACATACCTCTCCAGCGTAGAAAAAGGCCAAGCCTTGGAAAATGAACTGGCAGCATTTGGTATACAGGCCAAAGGCTATCGCTCAGATGCTTCCGACTTCAAAGCGGCAGAAGAATTGGTCAACTCGGTAGTTGCTGACTTTGGTTCATTGGATATATTGGTCAATAATGCTGGGATTACCCGTGACAATTTATTGATGCGCATGAGCGAAGAAGCATGGGATGAAGTAATTGGAGTAAATTTAAAATCCTGTTTCAATACCGTAAAAGCGGCTACCAGAACCATGATGAAAGCCAAAGCAGGTTCCATAATCAACATCACTTCAGTGGTAGGTATCAAAGGAAATGCAGGTCAAGCCAACTATGCCGCTTCCAAATCAGGAATCATCGGTTTCACGAAATCAGTGGCTTTGGAATTAGGATCCAGAAATATCCGCTGCAATGCTGTAGCTCCAGGATTTATCGAAACAGAAATGACTGCTGTTTTGGATGAAAAAACCGTTCAAGGCTGGAGAGATGGCATTCCAATGAAGCGAGGCGGCCAACCGGAAGAAGTTGCTAATGCTTGTGTATTCTTAGGTTCAGACTTGAGTTCATATATCTCAGGGCAAGTACTTCAAGTGGATGGAGCGATGCTCACTTAA
- the pruA gene encoding L-glutamate gamma-semialdehyde dehydrogenase, with product MLKGFFNVPTPHNEPVKNYAPGSPERKELQAMLQTLRSQQIDVPMYIGSEEVRTGKTRTMSPPHDHQHILGQFHEGDASHVEQAINAALGAKYAWENMEWEQRAAIFLKAADLLAGPYRAKLNAATMLGQSKNAYQAEIDSACEFIDFLRFNVKYMTEIYAQQPPVSGNGVWNRLEQRPLEGFVFALTPFNFTAIAGNLPTSAAMMGNTIVWKPAYTQIYSAHVLMQIFKEAGVPDGVINLVYVDGPTAGDVIFNHPDFAGIHFTGSTGVFQHVWKTIGTNIYKYKSYPRIVGETGGKDFVIAHKSSHAKAVAVALSRGAFEFQGQKCSAASRAYIPSNIWEDVKTYLLEDLASMKMGGTEDFTNFINAVIDEKSFDKIAKYIDNAKAAPEVEIIAGGTYDKSKGYFIAPTVIVTKDPMYVTMQEEIFGPVLTIYVYHSEHFEEALELVDQTSPYALTGAVFAQDRYALELATKKLKNAAGNFYINDKPTGAVVGQQPFGGARASGTNDKAGSMINLLRWVSPRTIKETFVPPVDYRYPFLGED from the coding sequence ATGCTGAAAGGATTTTTCAATGTGCCTACTCCGCACAATGAGCCGGTCAAAAATTATGCACCGGGTTCTCCTGAGAGAAAAGAATTACAAGCGATGCTTCAAACCTTGCGTTCCCAACAAATCGATGTGCCCATGTACATCGGTTCGGAAGAAGTAAGGACCGGCAAAACCCGAACCATGTCTCCTCCTCATGACCATCAGCATATTTTGGGTCAGTTTCACGAAGGTGATGCTTCCCATGTAGAGCAGGCTATCAATGCTGCTTTGGGAGCGAAATATGCCTGGGAAAATATGGAATGGGAGCAGCGTGCAGCGATTTTCTTGAAAGCTGCCGATTTGCTTGCCGGACCTTACCGTGCCAAATTGAATGCAGCAACTATGCTCGGTCAATCCAAAAATGCCTATCAGGCAGAAATTGACTCTGCGTGTGAATTCATCGATTTTTTGCGATTCAATGTCAAGTATATGACGGAAATCTATGCACAGCAGCCTCCAGTATCTGGTAATGGCGTATGGAACCGCTTAGAACAAAGACCATTGGAAGGCTTCGTATTTGCCTTGACTCCATTCAACTTTACTGCTATTGCGGGAAATTTACCGACTTCAGCAGCCATGATGGGGAATACCATTGTATGGAAGCCTGCTTATACGCAGATTTACTCCGCTCATGTCTTGATGCAAATTTTCAAAGAAGCTGGTGTGCCGGATGGAGTTATCAACTTGGTGTATGTAGATGGACCAACTGCCGGTGATGTGATTTTTAATCATCCAGATTTTGCCGGTATTCACTTTACAGGTTCCACGGGGGTATTCCAGCACGTGTGGAAAACCATCGGTACCAATATTTACAAATACAAGTCCTATCCTAGAATTGTTGGTGAGACAGGTGGAAAAGACTTCGTCATTGCGCACAAATCATCTCATGCAAAGGCAGTTGCTGTCGCCTTGTCCAGAGGCGCTTTTGAATTCCAGGGGCAAAAATGTTCGGCAGCTTCCAGAGCCTACATTCCATCCAATATTTGGGAGGATGTGAAAACATATTTATTGGAAGATTTGGCAAGCATGAAAATGGGTGGTACGGAAGATTTTACCAACTTTATCAATGCGGTAATTGATGAAAAATCGTTTGACAAAATCGCCAAATACATCGATAATGCTAAAGCAGCTCCTGAAGTGGAAATCATTGCAGGTGGAACCTATGATAAGAGCAAAGGGTACTTTATTGCACCAACGGTCATCGTAACCAAAGATCCGATGTATGTGACCATGCAGGAAGAAATCTTCGGTCCAGTATTGACGATCTACGTGTACCATTCGGAGCATTTTGAAGAGGCTTTGGAATTGGTAGATCAAACTTCCCCATACGCTCTGACAGGTGCTGTATTTGCGCAAGATCGATATGCGTTGGAGTTGGCTACGAAGAAATTGAAAAATGCTGCCGGAAACTTCTACATCAACGATAAGCCAACCGGCGCAGTCGTAGGACAGCAGCCATTTGGTGGTGCAAGAGCTTCCGGTACCAATGACAAAGCCGGTTCTATGATCAATCTCTTAAGATGGGTATCTCCGAGAACAATTAAGGAAACCTTTGTGCCTCCAGTGGATTATAGATATCCGTTTTTGGGTGAGGATTGA
- a CDS encoding DNA polymerase/3'-5' exonuclease PolX: MELHDENSFKIRSYQSAVNTIDRGDASIEGKSVAELQSIQGIGKSIAEVIASLQENGSHMVLDDLLQRTPEGILEILEIKGLGPKKVKILWDELNITSTHELMEACQSGQVAKAKGFGEKTQESIIQALEFKAANQGKWLYADIELSAEAFLEEVKEKLGVSKIAFVGDFARKMEIIDTIELLVGTDHPKAALQTLDSLENIEKDQKHSSPFKWRGKIIAPEVSLIIHFSSENRFISEKMLRSASKAHLLYPLENNQTLAETIQGNPEVNSEEDIYTKVNLPFIPEELRDGFFEFDIAEAEQLDKLLTLADLKGILHNHSTYSDGKHSLRQMAEHCKALGYEYLGISDHSRTASYAGGLDIDRVQQQHQEIDALNKELAPFKIFKGIESDILLDGSLDYPTEVLASFDFIVSSIHSSLNMDQKKATARLLKAIENPYTTILGHPTGRLLLRREGYPIDHKVIIDACAANGVVIEINSHPWRLDLDWRWIQYALEKGVMLSINPDAHEMDGYLDMKYGVLVARKGGLTKEKTFNTLTLQEMERYLQSRKQHITP, from the coding sequence ATGGAGCTGCATGATGAGAACAGTTTCAAAATCCGAAGCTACCAATCCGCAGTCAATACCATTGATCGAGGGGATGCATCCATCGAAGGAAAATCAGTAGCCGAACTCCAATCCATCCAAGGTATTGGTAAAAGTATTGCAGAAGTAATTGCCTCCTTGCAAGAGAATGGCTCTCACATGGTGCTGGATGACTTACTGCAACGAACGCCTGAAGGTATTTTAGAAATTTTGGAGATCAAGGGCTTGGGACCCAAAAAGGTAAAAATCCTGTGGGATGAATTGAACATCACTTCCACACATGAACTGATGGAAGCCTGCCAATCCGGGCAAGTAGCGAAGGCCAAAGGTTTTGGTGAAAAAACCCAAGAAAGCATCATTCAGGCCTTGGAATTTAAAGCTGCCAATCAGGGAAAATGGCTCTATGCAGATATTGAATTAAGTGCTGAAGCCTTTTTGGAAGAAGTAAAGGAGAAGCTTGGAGTGTCTAAAATTGCCTTTGTGGGGGATTTTGCCAGAAAAATGGAGATCATCGATACCATTGAACTATTGGTGGGTACTGACCATCCAAAGGCCGCTCTTCAAACCTTAGACAGTCTTGAAAACATTGAAAAGGACCAAAAACACTCCAGTCCTTTCAAATGGAGAGGTAAAATCATCGCTCCTGAGGTTTCTTTGATCATTCATTTTTCATCAGAAAACAGATTTATCAGTGAAAAAATGCTCCGCTCGGCATCGAAGGCGCATTTACTTTATCCACTAGAAAACAACCAAACCTTGGCAGAAACCATTCAGGGAAATCCTGAAGTTAATTCCGAGGAGGATATTTATACAAAAGTCAATCTCCCGTTTATTCCTGAAGAATTAAGGGATGGTTTTTTTGAGTTTGATATTGCCGAAGCGGAACAGTTGGATAAACTTCTTACCCTTGCTGATTTGAAAGGTATCCTACATAATCACTCTACGTATTCGGATGGCAAACATAGCCTTCGTCAAATGGCTGAGCATTGCAAGGCTTTGGGATACGAGTATCTAGGGATTTCCGACCACAGCCGCACAGCTTCCTATGCAGGAGGGTTGGACATTGATCGGGTGCAGCAGCAACATCAGGAAATCGATGCACTAAACAAAGAGTTGGCTCCTTTCAAAATCTTCAAAGGAATCGAAAGTGATATTTTGTTGGATGGGAGTTTGGATTACCCAACTGAGGTATTGGCTAGTTTCGACTTTATCGTGTCTTCTATCCATTCATCCTTGAATATGGATCAGAAAAAGGCTACAGCACGTTTGTTAAAAGCCATTGAAAATCCCTACACCACCATCCTAGGACATCCAACTGGAAGGTTATTGTTGAGGAGAGAAGGCTACCCTATCGACCATAAGGTCATCATTGACGCTTGTGCTGCCAATGGTGTAGTCATCGAAATCAACTCCCACCCTTGGCGCTTGGACTTGGATTGGAGATGGATACAGTACGCCTTGGAAAAGGGCGTGATGCTATCCATCAATCCTGATGCGCATGAGATGGACGGGTATTTGGATATGAAATATGGGGTATTGGTAGCACGCAAAGGTGGGCTGACCAAAGAAAAAACCTTCAACACCCTAACGCTACAGGAAATGGAGCGTTATTTACAGTCACGAAAACAACACATCACTCCATGA